Proteins from a genomic interval of Rosa chinensis cultivar Old Blush chromosome 2, RchiOBHm-V2, whole genome shotgun sequence:
- the LOC112185526 gene encoding carbamoyl-phosphate synthase large chain, chloroplastic codes for MGHCMKRTLSLKQPPILAQSKPSSYSSKPNNFRFLYSKKLGALPSLSLRSWPQSQSHRPSCRVNSVRSESLSDGGVAEKKEEAKAAKAPGKVGKRTDLKKIMILGAGPIVIGQACEFDYSGTQACKALKEEGYEVVLINSNPATIMTDPDLADRTYITPMTPELVEQVLEKERPDALLPTMGGQTALNLAVALAESGVLEKYGVELIGAKLEAIKKAEDRELFKQAMKNIGVETPPSGIANTLEECVEIAKEIGEFPLIIRPAFTLGGTGGGIAYNKEEFETICKAGLAASLTSQVLVEKSLLGWKEYELEVMRDLADNVVIICSIENMDPMGVHTGDSITVAPAQTLTDKEYQRLRDYSIAIIREIGVECGGSNVQFAVNPQDGEVMVIEMNPRVSRSSALASKATGFPIAKMAARLSVGYSLDQIPNDITKKTPASFEPSIDYVVTKIPRFAFEKFPGSEPILTTQMKSVGESMALGRTFQESFQKAVRSLECGFSGWGCGKIKELDWDWEQLKYSLRVPNPDRIHAVYAAMKKGMKIDEIHELSFIDKWFLTQLKELVDVEQFLLARNLSDLTKDDFYEVKRRGFSDKQIAFATKSSENEVRLKRLSLGVTPAYKRVDTCAAEFEANTPYMYSSYDFECESAPTQKKKVLILGGGPNRIGQGIEFDYCCCHTSFALQKAGYETIMMNSNPETVSTDYDTSDRLYFEPLTVEDVLNIIDLERPDGIIVQFGGQTPLKLALPLQRYLDENKPRCASGAGHVRIWGTTPDSIDAAEDREKFNAILNELKIEQPKGGIAKSEADALAIATNIGYPVVVRPSYVLGGRAMEIVYSDEKLVTYLETAVEVDPERPVLIDRYLSDAIEIDVDALADSHGNVVIGGIMEHIEQAGVHSGDSACSIPTKTIPESCLNTIRSWTIKLAKRLNVCGLMNCQYAITMSGDVYLLEANPRASRTVPFVSKAIGHPLAKYASLVMSGKSLHDLGFTKEVIPAHMSVKEAVLPFEKFQGCDVLLGPEMRSTGEVMGIDFEFPIAFAKAQIAAGQALPLSGTVFLSLNDLTKPHLERIAKAFLGLGFKIVSTAGTAHVLELAKIPVERVLKLHEGRPNAGDTVANGQIQLMVITSSGDALDQIDGRQLRRTALAYKIPVITTVAGALATAEAIKSLKTSSIKMIALQDFFDDENKAVSDKKLQSSSVSL; via the exons atggGCCATTGCATGAAAAGGACTCTGTCTTTGAAGCAGCCGCCGATTTTGGCTCAGTCCAAACCCTCCTCCTATTCGTCGAAACCGAACAACTTCCGCTTCCTATACTCCAAGAAGCTCGGCGCCCTACCGTCGCTCAGCCTCCGGTCATGGCCGCAGTCGCAGAGTCATCGTCCGAGTTGCCGAGTCAACTCGGTTCGGAGCGAGTCGTTGTCCGACGGCGGCGTGgcggagaagaaagaagaagcgaAGGCGGCGAAGGCGCCGGGGAAGGTGGGGAAGAGGACGGACTTGAAGAAGATTATGATACTGGGCGCCGGGCCGATTGTGATCGGGCAAGCTTGCGAGTTCGATTACTCGGGGACTCAAGCTTGTAAAGCTTTGAAGGAGGAAGGATACGAGGTCGTTTTGATCAATTCCAACCCGGCTACGATCATGACCGACCCGGATTTGGCCGATAGGACCTACATTACGCCGATGACTCCGGAATTGGTGGAGCAGGTGCTTGAAAAGGAGCGGCCGGACGCTCTTTTGCCGACCATGGGAGGCCAGACGGCGTTGAACCTGGCGGTGGCGTTGGCCGAAAGCGGTGTGCTGGAGAAGTATGGTGTGGAGTTGATTGGAGCTAAGCTGGAGGCCATTAAGAAAGCTGAGGATAGAGAGCTGTTCAAGCAGGCGATGAAGAACATTGGGGTTGAAACGCCGCCGTCTGGAATTGCCAACACCTTGGAGGAATGTGTGGAAATTGCGAAAGAGATTGGTGAGTTTCCCTTGATCATTAGGCCAGCTTTTACGTTGGGAGGGACGGGAGGTGGTATTGCATATAATAAGGAGGAATTTGAGACTATTTGTAAGGCCGGGCTGGCGGCGAGTTTGACCTCTCAGGTTTTGGTGGAGAAGTCACTGTTAGGGTGGAAGGAATATGAGCTTGAGGTGATGAGGGACTTGGCAGATAATGTTGTTATTATTTGCTCCATTGAGAATATGGACCCGATGGGGGTTCATACGGGAGACTCTATCACCGTGGCGCCTGCTCAGACTTTAACTGATAAGGAGTATCAGCGGCTGAGGGACTATTCGATAGCTATAATAAGAGAGATTGGAGTGGAATGTGGTGGTTCTAATGTGCAGTTTGCTGTGAATCCTCAAGACGGGGAGGTTATGGTGATTGAGATGAATCCAAGGGTGTCACGGTCCTCGGCTCTGGCATCCAAAGCAACTGGTTTTCCGATAGCGAAAATGGCTGCTAGGTTGTCAGTTGGATATTCCTTGGATCAAATTCCCAATGACATTACAAAGAAGACACCGGCTAGTTTTGAGCCTTCCATAGACTATGTGGTAACAAAG ATTCCCCGGTTTGCTTTTGAAAAGTTTCCTGGTTCAGAGCCAATACTGACGACCCAGATGAAATCTGTCGGTGAGTCAATGGCACTAGGGCGTACATTTCAAGAATCCTTTCAGAAAGCAGTTCGGTCTTTGGAATGTGGTTTCTCTGGATGGGGCTGTGGGAAAATTAAGGAACTAGACTGGGATTGGGAGCAATTGAAATATAGTCTCCGAGTCCCTAACCCAGATCGTATCCATGCTGTGTATGctgcaatgaagaagggaatgAAGATAGATGAAATTCATGAGCTGAGTTTCATTGACAAATGGTTCCTCACACAGCTTAAAGAATTGGTGGATGTAGAGCAATTCCTCCTGGCTAGAAACTTGTCTGATCTAACAAAGGATGACTTCTATGAAGTGAAAAGAAGAGGCTTTAGTGACAAACAAATAGCTTTTGCCACTAAATCCTCTGAAAATGAAGTGCGGTTGAAGAGATTATCATTGGGTGTCACTCCAGCATATAAGCGGGTAGATACGTGTGCCGCAGAGTTTGAGGCCAATACTCCTTATATGTACTCGTCTTATGACTTTGAGTGTGAATCCGCTCCCACCCAAAAAAAGAAGGTTTTGATTTTAGGTGGAGGACCAAATCGAATTGGTCAGGGTATTGAATTTGACTACTGCTGTTGCCATACATCCTTTGCCCTTCAG AAAGCAGGATATGAGACAATCATGATGAATTCAAATCCTGAAACAGTATCTACTGATTATGACACAAGTGACCGTTTATATTTTGAGCCCCTGACTGTTGAAGATGTGCTGAACATAATTGATTTGGAAAGACCTGATGGGATCATTGTGCAGTTTGGAGGTCAAACACCTCTGAAGCTAGCACTTCCCCTCCAGCGGTATTTAGATGAAAACAAGCCTAGATGTGCAAGTGGTGCTGGACATGTTCGCATTTGGGGTACCACACCTGACTCCATAGATGCTGCTGAGGACAGGGAAAAGTTCAATGCAATTCTGAACGAGTTAAAGATTGAACAGCCAAAAGGAGGAATTGCCAAGAGTGAAGCAGATGCTCTTGCCATTGCCACAAACATTGGCTACCCTGTTGTTGTCCGACCCTCCTATGTATTGGGCGGCCGTGCCATGGAGATAGTATATAGTGATGAAAAACTTGTGACCTACCTAGAAACTGCTGTTGAGGTGGACCCGGAACGTCCTGTATTGATTGACAGGTATCTATCCGATGCCAttgagattgatgttgatgCACTTGCTGACTCTCATGGGAATGTCGTCATTGGTGGGATAATGGAGCACATCGAGCAGGCTGGGGTCCATTCTGGTGATTCTGCTTGCTCGATTCCGACAAAAACCATCCCAGAGTCTTGCTTGAATACAATCAGGTCATGGACTATAAAATTGGCTAAGAGGCTGAATGTATGTGGGCTGATGAACTGTCAGTATGCAATTACAATGTCTGGAGATGTTTATTTACTCGAGGCAAATCCTCGTGCTTCCCGTACGGTCCCTTTTGTGTCCAAGGCAATTGGACATCCGTTGGCTAAATATGCTTCCCTGGTTATGTCTGGGAAGTCTCTTCATGATCTTGGTTTCACAAAAGAAGTCATTCCTGCACATATGTCAGTGAAAGAAGCTGTTCTTCCATTTGAGAAGTTCCAAGGTTGTGATGTATTGCTTGGGCCTGAGATGCGTAGCACTGGTGAGGTGATGGGTATTGATTTTGAGTTTCCAATTGCATTTGCCAAGGCTCAGATTGCTGCTGGGCAGGCGCTACCACTTTCAGGCACTGTGTTTTTGAGCTTAAATGACTTGACCAAACCCCATCTTGAGAGAATTGCAAAGGCATTTTTAGGCCTTGGATTTAAGATTGTTTCAACTGCAGGAACAGCTCATGTTCTTGAACTAGCGAAAATTCCGGTGGAACGAGTGCTGAAGCTACATGAGGGGAGGCCTAATGCTGGTGACACGGTTGCTAATGGGCAAATCCAGTTGATGGTGATTACAAGTTCTGGTGATGCACTCGATCAGATTGATGGACGGCAGCTAAGGAGGACGGCCCTTGCTTACAAGATTCCAGTGATAACAACAGTTGCTGGAGCTTTGGCAACTGCAGAAGCAATAAAGAGCTTAAAGACCAGCTCCATTAAGATGATTGCACTTCAGGACTTCTTTGATGACGAGAATAAAGCTGTCAGTGATAAAAAGTTGCAGTCTTCCTCTGTCTCTCTGTAA
- the LOC112188215 gene encoding protein HESO1 has translation MALSRTELLNEAKSLELQGLQKYLISPLCMPKLDQLLNDVYAARRPKPIDYRNRRDLIRIFNAISKELYGNIGNSPVVEVYGSFVMDLFSDESDLDLSVNFSKSVGDLPRDMKIKTLRKFAKKFLSLQRAGHVAGVQTIVSARVPIIKLIDCGTGIECDLSIENKDGIVKSQIVYIISRIDGRFQKLSFMMKAWAKAHDINCPKDRTLSSFGIISLVAFHLQTRDPPILPPLSTLFEDGTDPATVMKRVDTYLEFGNRNKESVADLFFTLLVKVASAEMLWQKGLCASLYEGSWTSKLWDPHYNAINVEDFTDPSQNVLRAVGTREFQKIYRCIHSSLSHLLAFSDNQMEGNNLVDLLFGTKSVYIPSKAKHPPLLNGHQTKRMRVSRGWEENQPEEGWKGKQTQGSGTAQHVEVRGGRQQADGPVGTMQVDGLGGAQQSHDEATSNLNVKDETPVVHTQTPLVGTLCNSISPHTPLVS, from the exons ATGGCATTGAGCCGCACTG AACTGCTAAATGAAGCAAAGAGCCTTGAGTTACAAGGATTACAGAAATATTTGATCTCTCCTCTATGTATGCCTAAACTTGATCAACTACTTAATGATGTGTATGCGGCTCGCCGTCCTAAGCCAATTGATTATCGCAATCGAAGAGATTTGATTCGTATTTTCAATGCCATCTCCAAGGAATTATATG GCAATATTGGCAATTCTCCTGTTGTGGAGGTCTATGGCTCTTTTGTGATGGATTTGTTCAGTGATGAAAGTGATCTTGATCTCTCTGTTAATTTCAGCAAGAGTGTAGGCGATCTTCCTCGAGATATGAAGATCAAAACTCTTCGGAAGTTTGCTAAAAAGTTTTTGTCTCTTCAAA GGGCAGGGCATGTTGCTGGTGTACAGACGATTGTGAGTGCTAGGGTTCCTATAATCAAGCTTATAGACTGTGGAACTGGAATTGAGTGTGATTTATCAATTGAGAACAAGGATGGCATTGTAAAATCCCAGATTGTCTACATAATATCTAGAATTGACGGAAGGTTTCAGAAACTGAGTTTTATG ATGAAAGCCTGGGCAAAAGCACATGATATCAACTGTCCCAAAGATCGAACTCTGAGCTCTTTTGGCATAATATCTTTGGTTGCTTTTCATCTGCAG ACTCGAGATCCGCCAATATTACCTCCATTATCTACTTTGTTTGAAG ATGGAACTGATCCTGCAACTGTGATGAAAAGAGTAGATACTTATTTGGAGTTTGGAAACAGAAACAAAGAATCCGTGGCAGACCTTTTCTTTACCCTGTTAGTGAAG GTAGCATCAGCTGAAATGCTGTGGCAGAAAGGTCTATGTGCAAGTCTGTATGAAGGATCGTGGACATCAAAATTATGGGATCCTCATTATAATGCTATAAAT GTTGAGGATTTCACAGATCCATCTCAAAATGTTTTAAGGGCAGTAGGAACAAGAGAATTTCAAAAGATCTATAGGTGTATTCATTCTTCTCTCAGTCACCTGTTAGCATTTTCAGACAACCAGATGGAGGGAAACAACTTGGTGGATCTTTTGTTTGGCACGAAGTCAGTATACATCCCGAGCAAAGCTAAGCATCCTCCACTCCTTAATGGTCACCAGACAAAGCGGATGCGAGTAAGTAGAGGCTGGGAAGAAAATCAGCCAGAGGAAGGCTGGAAAGGAAAGCAAACTCAAGGTTCAGGAACAGCACAGCACGTGGAAGTTAGAGGAGGAAGACAACAAGCTGATGGCCCAGTAGGAACGATGCAAGTAGATGGTTTGGGAGGAGCACAGCAATCCCATGATGAAGCAACTTCAAACCTAAATGTTAAAGATGAAACTCCAGTAGTTCATACTCAAACTCCGCTGGTCGGCACATTGTGCAATTCAATTTCTCCGCACACTCCGCTAGTTTCTTAA